GAAGAAGAAAACCTGCTCGAACACGCGCAGCATCTCGGCGATGTGGCGAACAAGCGCATGGCGAAAATGAAGGAAGAGCACAAAATCATCGGCGACGTCCGCGCCAAGGGCTGCCTCATGGGCATCGAGCTCGTGAAGGACCGAACGACCAAGGAGCCCTTCAACAAGGCGGGTGAGCTGGTCTACCAGAAGGCCTTCGCGAAGGGCCTGGCGTGGATCCCGGCGGGGCACATCCTCCGCATGAGCCCGCCGATCGTCATGAACGAAGAGACGCTGCTCAAGGGCCTCGACATCATCGACGAGGCCATCGGCGAGACCCAGAAGGAACTGATGGGATGAGCGCGCCAGCGTTGGGCGTGGGCATCATCGGGTTCGGTTTCATGGGCCACACCCACACCTACGGGCTCATCAATATACCGCTCTTCTACAACCCGGCCCCCTTCAAAGTGAAGCATATCTCGGTCTGCACGCCGGTGGCCGCGGAACGGGCGGCCGCCGAAGGCCTGGGCTACTACCGTAAGGTGGTGGCGGACTACCGCGAACTCATAGACGACCCCGAAATCGATGTGATCGCCGTGAGTTCGCCCAACCGCTTCCACAAGGAGCAGTTGATCGCCGCCATACAGGCCGGAAAGCACCTCTATTGCGACAAGCCCGTCGTGGCCTCCCTCGAAGAGGCCGAAGAGGTCTTCGAGGCCATGCGGGCCTGCAATTACCGGGGCAAGAGCCAGGTCGTGCTGCAATACCGCTATTTCCCCGCAACGCTCCGGGCTCGGCAGCTCATGGACTCGGGCTTCACCGGGCGGGTTTTCCACTACCGCGGCGGCTACCTGCATTCGAGCAACATCGACCCCGCGAAGCCCCTCAACTGGAAATCCGAAAAGAGCCAGGGCGGCGGCGGATCCCTCTTCGACATGGGCGCGCACACCCTCGACATGATGACGCACCTCCTGGGCGACGTGGCCTCGATCAACGCCCTCTGCGAGACCTTCATCAAGGAGCGCAAGCACAAGGACACCGGCGAGATCGTGCCCGTCGACACCGACGACGTCGCCCTGATGCTGCTCCGCCACAAAAGCGGGGCCGTGGGGACCCTCGAAGCAACCAAATTCGCCACCGGCGTTTGCGACGAACTGCGTTTCGAGATCCACGGCGAGCTCGGCGCCATCCGCTTCAACCTCATGGAGCCCAACTGGCTCGAGGTATACGACGTTCGCGACGACAAAGGCCCCTACGGCGGACAGCGCGGCTTCAAGCGCATCGAATGCGTCCAGCAATACGGCCCCCCGGGCGGCGGCTTCCCCAACCCGAAATTCAGCATCGGCTGGATACGCGCGCACATGCACTGCCTCTACAGCTTTCTGGAATGCATCGCGCTCGACAAAACGCCCAGCCCCTCGCTCGAAGACGGCA
The Candidatus Hydrogenedentota bacterium genome window above contains:
- a CDS encoding Gfo/Idh/MocA family oxidoreductase; protein product: MSAPALGVGIIGFGFMGHTHTYGLINIPLFYNPAPFKVKHISVCTPVAAERAAAEGLGYYRKVVADYRELIDDPEIDVIAVSSPNRFHKEQLIAAIQAGKHLYCDKPVVASLEEAEEVFEAMRACNYRGKSQVVLQYRYFPATLRARQLMDSGFTGRVFHYRGGYLHSSNIDPAKPLNWKSEKSQGGGGSLFDMGAHTLDMMTHLLGDVASINALCETFIKERKHKDTGEIVPVDTDDVALMLLRHKSGAVGTLEATKFATGVCDELRFEIHGELGAIRFNLMEPNWLEVYDVRDDKGPYGGQRGFKRIECVQQYGPPGGGFPNPKFSIGWIRAHMHCLYSFLECIALDKTPSPSLEDGIRLQRVMVAGYRSAESGRWVDVDSLALQ